In the genome of Bombyx mori chromosome 13, ASM3026992v2, the window TTGGTTTTGTATTCACTTTTGCGTTCGGTACCTAATCTACTTCTATTTAACTAAGATTTTCATAAAGTTTAAAGCACATTCATTAATTGCCATTTCTCTTACTTTCAGTCGTAATATTATCTCCACAAGCAATTGCTCAAGGAGAAAATGACATCAAACGAGGAACTTATCCTTATATGGTATGCTTTTGAAATTCATATGATgacaattgttttaataataatctattccgCTAAAAACGATTGTTTCTATACCTTACAGGCATTTGTTTACTATTTAGACAATACAATAGTGGATGAGTCTGGTGCCCGCTTCCTGCAAAGCGCGTTCCTCATTCGTCTTGATTGGTTGGTCACATCGTCGATTGACGTCAGCAGTCCAGATAACAATGTCGTGGGATTTCCAACTAAAACATTACTAGCCAGAGTTGGTGCTGTCACTATTGATACTAATTTCACCCTTAACGAAGATGAAGATGAACAGGAACAAGAGGTATATTGTTGCCTTCCCTGATACGTAATCTAATTCTAAAATAACAATTCGGAATcccattaaaattataaaagtaacgtttgataaattaatattaaaaattggtcGCATGTAGGTATATTGTTTTATCAAAGCAAACATTAATGAATACGATGATTTATTCGTATATTTCCACAATTAGCTTTAATCGTTAATtattacatcttttttttttcatggaaGATTATTCAAGTGGTTCGACCGTCCAATCACAATGCATCTGAATGGTGGCGCACTGATATTTCCCTGCTAAAGACGATATTTCCATTCAAGATCACTACTGCTGTTAATAGTGCGTATTTTCATTTGAAGATGGAAACCTTTGACAAGCCTTGTTTCATTCTAATTTTCATCGTAAGtagtatatttgtttttttttaatatatttttttttattaccattatgggtggacgagctcacatcccaccttgtgtaaaatggttactggagcccatagacatctacaacgtaaatgcgccactcaccttgagatataagctctaaaatctaagtatagttagaacgactgccccacccttcaaaccgaaacgtattactgtttcacggcagaaataggcagggtggtggtacatacccgtgcggactcacaagaggtcctaccgtacCAGTAAAAATACTTCACTTGctcttttttaaacatttttacaacACAGAAGGAGTCTGGTAATTTTTCCGACGACAAAGTACTCAAACGGACTTCAGTCGAGCTTCAAATACCATCGACAAAAGAAATTTGCGGAGCACGATTTACTGAAAATTCTATGGTTTGCGCTGTTGAAAACGATGAATACAAAAACAACACTGTGCAAGATTTTTGCCTTGTAAGTAGAATAGTACTAGCGTTTTTCCAACAGTTTCAACAGCGAATGTTTACAATTGGAGAGCTATAATTTGTGCATGTAAACTATTTTAAACTCAACAAGTGCAACTTCTATTGGACCAGTTTCCTTTTAGCCTAGCTCTTTTTTAGCAAAATTGAGCCCTAACTGATCTTATTAGATACCGGAGGCCGTAAATGTTATTATTGCTCACCTAGAAACATAAgattgaataaattaattttcaaatccATCAAACCATAGTACGTTATATGCCATATGCCCTCTCATCATTATTAGAAAAtgtaaaaaagtattatttccATCAGGGTAATAGTGGCGGACCGCTAATATGTCACAACGAAGTAGTAGGAGTGCAAACCTATGCTGAACTGAACTGTAACCCACCATACCTCTATCAATTATTAAACCAATGGGAAAACTTTATATCTTGTGGAACAGACGACAAATGTCATGAAAAAGAATGCAGTAAGCATTGTGTTTCATTTCATAAAGATGTGAAGACTGAACAAAATAAACCTACTTTAACGGCAAGAATCGATTATCCTAAGTCTACAGAAAAAACATTTGAGAATATAACAGCTACATCAGCTCTGCCGGAAACAGTCACCGAAGAAGGTGAAATTGAAATGACACCGACATTAACCACAGAAGCGACAACAACAGAAGTAAATACAACCACGAGGATTACTTTACCAACATCAGAAGCTAGAGCAACTACAAAAACAAGTAATCAGAAAGATGAAATTCGAGCAGACTCAACTGAAAATCTCAGAAATAGTCGAAAAAGGTTAGAGCATGTCGAGGAAGAGGCTAAAAGAAAAGTAAACGTGGAAGCTCAAAAAGAAGATAAAGATCACAAAGAGACAAAGATTGTTAAACTGAGTAGTGCAGCAGACAGGAACAGTGCTATTCATTGTTATCTGTTTGGATTAATGTTTTGGCATTTTATTTAGGAACCATTAGCATGTGTCATATATAGCTCtctaaattaacaataaatttttgttcaattatgaatgtaattaatttaatccaAGACTATATAAACCCAACAAATCTTTAACCAAATTTAATGAGTTCTTGGTAAGATTTATAAAATGAAGAAATTTAGTTAGAAGATGCACTTGCGAGGTGTCTGAGCCAAAGTTTGGAGAATAAGAAGAATTAAGTAGCGTTGAAGGCTTAACGCCTCCACAGCTTGCTCTAATAGCATTAACAAGTTTCCAGACAATATTGAAGGAATATTTGTACATTTACTTAAAAGTTATTTATACAAACCATAGGCACTGAACATTACTCTCAAAAGTTTTGTTGTTCATTGGAATTAACAACTAAGTgtatcaagttttatttttaagatttattaGACAAAGAATTGAacgttataatttttatattacattttcttATTCGATTAACCTATtcttataatacaataaaaaaattaactttcgAATTACTTAAACCTGAACAGTGTTCAAGAAAGGTAAATCTAATATTTCGCTGTATAGGTAAAGTGTAGTGGGCAAAACAATGACTAATTTGTGATGAGCCAGTATCTCTAATTAGCATATCGGGTGGCGGCAAATCCCTGGTCTCGACTTCGCGAAGGACCCAATTTACATTTTCACAAGTCGCGGTTAAGTACACTTAACTTCCAAGTCTACAAGCCTCCTGTAATTTGTTTCGAAAGCGTTAAAGCCTTGTTTAAATATACTTTGTGGCTTAGCAAGGAACTATCTTCGGCGGCTCGTTTCTTGTTCTGAACTTGCGTTTTGTCTGAGTTAAGCTTTTTTTAAGCTATAtgcaa includes:
- the LOC101747039 gene encoding mast cell protease 3 isoform X2, which codes for MIYFGFVFTFAFVVILSPQAIAQGENDIKRGTYPYMAFVYYLDNTIVDESGARFLQSAFLIRLDWLVTSSIDVSSPDNNVVGFPTKTLLARVGAVTIDTNFTLNEDEDEQEQEIIQVVRPSNHNASEWWRTDISLLKTIFPFKITTAVNSAYFHLKMETFDKPCFILIFIESGNFSDDKVLKRTSVELQIPSTKEICGARFTENSMVCAVENDEYKNNTVQDFCLGNSGGPLICHNEVVGVQTYAELNCNPPYLYQLLNQWENFISCGTDDKCHEKECSKHCVSFHKDVKTEQNKPTLTARIDYPKSTEKTFENITATSALPETVTEEGEIEMTPTLTTEATTTEVNTTTRITLPTSEARATTKTSNQKDEIRADSTENLRNSRKRLEHVEEEAKRKVNVEAQKEDKDHKETKIVKLSSAADRNSAIHCYLFGLMFWHFI
- the LOC101747039 gene encoding mast cell protease 3 isoform X1, producing the protein MIYFGFVFTFAFVVILSPQAIAQGENDIKRGTYPYMAFVYYLDNTIVDESGARFLQSAFLIRLDWLVTSSIDVSSPDNNVVGFPTKTLLARVGAVTIDTNFTLNEDEDEQEQEIIQVVRPSNHNASEWWRTDISLLKTIFPFKITTAVNSAYFHLKMETFDKPCFILIFIKESGNFSDDKVLKRTSVELQIPSTKEICGARFTENSMVCAVENDEYKNNTVQDFCLGNSGGPLICHNEVVGVQTYAELNCNPPYLYQLLNQWENFISCGTDDKCHEKECSKHCVSFHKDVKTEQNKPTLTARIDYPKSTEKTFENITATSALPETVTEEGEIEMTPTLTTEATTTEVNTTTRITLPTSEARATTKTSNQKDEIRADSTENLRNSRKRLEHVEEEAKRKVNVEAQKEDKDHKETKIVKLSSAADRNSAIHCYLFGLMFWHFI